DNA from Diaphorobacter limosus:
GAGTCCGACCCCAGCTGCCACTTTGTCGACGACGAAAACTCGACCAGCCTGTTCCTCGGCTACGCGGTGGCGGCGGAACGGCTCAAAGGCCAGCTGGCCGCGGCCAATATCACGGTGGATGCCGAGCACCCGCTGTTCGTCTACCTGCCTTGCGGCGTGGGCGGCGGCCCTGGCGGCGTGGCCTTCGGGCTCAAGCTGGCCTTCGGCGACGCCGTGCACTGCATCTTTGCCGAGCCCACCCACTCGCCGTGCATGCTGCTCGGTGTCTATACCGGCCTGCACGACGCCGTGTCGGTGCAGGACTTCGGCATCGACAACGTCACCGCCGCCGACGGCCTGGCCGTGGGCCGCGCCTCCGGCTTTGTCGGCCGCGCCATGCAGCGCCTGCTGGACGGCTACTACACCGTCAGCGACGAGGAGCTGTACCGGCTGCTGGCGCTCATGGAGCGCAGCGAAGGCCTGCGCCTGGAGCCGTCGGCGCTGGCCGGCGTGCCGGGCATGGCGCGCGTGCTGGGCGAGCAGCAGGGCTACCGCGCCCGTGCCGGCCTGAGCGCAGAGCGCCTGGCCCGGTCCACCCATCTGGTCTGGGGCACCGGCGGCGGCATGGTGCCGCCGGCCGAGATGGAGGCCTATCTGGCCAAGGGCCGCCAGCTGCTGCAGGACTGACGCAGAACTTTCGCTTGATTTTCAGGAGCTTAAGGCGCTTTCCCCACCGGCGTTACAGCCGGTTTTGACTTGTACTTCGTCAAGGCGCCGAAAAATCGGGCGTGCTCTTCCCGCGCGAACCGCTGCCCTGGGCCGTGCGCGTGGCATCGGACTGGCTGCCGCTGATGAATGCCGTGGAACTGGTGCGCCACATGTTCATGGATCAGTGGCCCGCACCCCTCTTGCGCCACGGCTTGCGCCTACTGGGTGGCGCTGGCACTCACGCGCCGGCGTTTTCGGGCGTAGACGAGTGGATTGCCTGCAGCACTGACGGCTGCTTATTTCGCGCCAGCTCCTGCGGCATTTTTGCTGGTGGATCGTGGCCGAGTCGCTGGCGCATCGGGCGCCAGGGCCGAGCGCAGCCGGTCACGCGCGCTGCCGCTGCCGGCGCGGGTTTCGTCCAGGCGCCCGGCAAGGGTGTCGATGTGCTCCAGCATCAGGCGCTCGGCAAGCGCGTTGTCCCCATCGGCCAGCGCCGCAACGATGGCCGCGTGGTCGTCGTTGGAGGTCTGGGCCTCGCTTTGCGACTGGTACAGCGCCGACACCAGCGTGGTGCGCGCCGACAGGTCGATCAGCATCGATGTGAGAAAGCGGTTGCCCAGGCATTCGGCCAGGCAGATGTGAAAGTCGGCCTGCAGCCAGCTGCGCTGGGCCGCGTCAGCGGCGGCGATGGCCTTGCGCTCGTCGGCGACATGCTGGCGCAGCCGGCGGATGCTGGTCTGCAGCGGCGTGCCAGCATCGCGCAGCATGCCGGGCTCGATCACGCGCCGGGCGGCGTAGGTTTCCAGGGCGTCATCGAATGAGGGTTCGATGACATACCAGCCAACGCGCGAGCGCACCTCCACGACGCCGCGCGCCTGCAATTGCATCAGCGCCTCGCGCACCAGGGTGCGGCTGATGCTGAACAGGTCTGCAATGTCCTGCTCACCCAGTCGCTCGCCGGGGCGCAGCTTGCCGGCAAGAATGGACTCGATGATGCGCTCGGCAATCCTGGCCTTGGTGATCATGGGCGGCTCGTGAGGGGAGTTGATTCTAGTGTAGTGTTCGATTCTTGATTGAACTTAAAAAGTCGGCTGGTATCCCATGCTCAACTGGAGCTTGAAAGGGAGCCAATCCATGCGAGTTGCGCCAAAGATCGAATTGACGGATGAAGAGCGTGCGGCGTTGACGAAGCTTTGGCGCTCGGGCCTGACGAGCGTACGTCTGGCGCAGCGCGCACGCATCATCTTGCTGGCAGACCAGGGCCTGAACAACAAGGATATTGCCGCGCAACTGGGCATCGGTCGCATGCAGCCGGCGCGCTGGCGCGAGCGCCACCTGCAAGGCGGCATCAAGGCTATCGAGCGCGACTTGCCACGCGGCGCGCCGCCGGTAAAGGTGGACGTGGCCCAGCTGGTGCAGTTGACAACCCAGAGCAGCCCCGAAGCGATCACGCACTGGAGCACACGCAAGATGGGCACGCTGCTGGGCGTCAGCGCCAGCACCGTGATGCGCCATTGGCATGCGCACGGGCTCAAGCCGCATCTGGTGCACAGCTTCAAGGTCTCGCGTGACCCCCAGTTTGCCCAGAAGCTCGAAGACATCGTGGGCTTGTACATGTCCCCGCCTGAGCATGCCCTGGTGCTGTGCTGCGACGAGAAGAGCCAGGTGCAGGCGCTCGATCGCACGCAGCCGGGACTGCCCCTGAAGAAGGGGCGTGCGCAGACGATGACGCACGACTACAAGCGCCACGGCACGACCACATTGTTTGCGGCGCTCAACGTGCTCGATGGCCAAGTCATCAGCCAATGCCAGCAGCGCCACACCCATGTGCAGTGGTTGAAGTTCCTCAAGCAGATCGACCGCGAGACACCCAAGGACAAAACGCTGCACCTGATCGCCGACAACTACGCCACGCACAAGCACCCGGTGGTGCAGGACTGGCTGGCCAAGCACCCGCGCTTTCACATGCACTTCACGCCGACCTCGGCGTCGTGGCTGAACATGGTCGAGCGTTTCTTTCGTGACCTGACCACAGAACGGCTGCGCCGCGGCGTATTCACCAGCGTGCCGCAGCTGGTGGCCGCCATTGATGAATACGTGGCACATCACAATACCAACCCCAAACCGTTCATCTGGACCAAGAGCGCCCGCGACATCCTGCAGAAGGTCATTCGGGCCAATAGCCGATTAAGCTCCAAACAGAATGGAACACTACACTAGCCACCGATCCCTGCGCTCAAGGCTCAGGCCGCCGCCCCTATGGCGCGCACCCGCGGTCGCAGCTGCGACAACACGTAATACACCACGCCCCCGATCGCCACGCCGATGAACCAGCCAAAGGTGCCCCACCACGCGGGCAGCAGCGTCGTGAAGTTGGGCAGGATGGTGGAGAACACCGCCCCGACGCCGGTGGCGATCAATGCGTTGACGTTCCAGCCACCCTGGTAGCGGTATTCGCCCAGCTCCTGGTACAGCGCCTGCACATTGATCTGCCCGCGAGCAATCAGGTAGTAGTCAACGACGAAGATGCCCAGCAGCGGCCCCATGGTGGCGCCGACGGCGTTCACGAAATGCGCGGCGTCGCCCTCCCAGGGCGCGAACGGATAGAGCAGCAGGGCAATGGCCGCGGCGATGTAGCCGCCGCGCTTAAAGCTGATCTGGCGCGGAAAGACGTTGGAGATGTCAAACGCCGAGGAGACGAAGTTGGCCACCACGTTGATGCCCAGGGTCGCCACGGCAAAAGTCATGGCCGCCAGCAGGGCCAGGAACCAGCTGTCGAACTTGGCGGAGATCTGCTCGGGGTGCAGCAGCACCTCGCCATAGACCTGGAAGGCGGCGATGGTGGTGATGCCGGCGACGAACGAGAACGCGATCAGGTTCACAGGCAGACCCCAGAGGTTGCCGCGCGTGACCGCCTCGCGGTTCTTGGCGTAACGCGAGAAGTCGCAGAAGTTCAGGTACAGGGCGGCAAAGTAAGTGACCCAGGTGGCCCCCACCGCCATCAGTGCCCAGAACGAACCCGGCTCGCCCTTGATGCCGGCGTCCTTGGTCTTCTCCACCAGCACGTCCATCGGAATGCCATGCTCGAAGGAAAAGCCACCGGCCTTGACCATCAGCCCAATCGCCAGCACCAGCATCGCCACCCACACCGCCGGGCCGGCCCAGTCCTGGAACTTGTGCATGGTCTCCATGCCGCGCTGGATGATCAAGAGCTGCAGGGC
Protein-coding regions in this window:
- a CDS encoding IS630 family transposase — translated: MRVAPKIELTDEERAALTKLWRSGLTSVRLAQRARIILLADQGLNNKDIAAQLGIGRMQPARWRERHLQGGIKAIERDLPRGAPPVKVDVAQLVQLTTQSSPEAITHWSTRKMGTLLGVSASTVMRHWHAHGLKPHLVHSFKVSRDPQFAQKLEDIVGLYMSPPEHALVLCCDEKSQVQALDRTQPGLPLKKGRAQTMTHDYKRHGTTTLFAALNVLDGQVISQCQQRHTHVQWLKFLKQIDRETPKDKTLHLIADNYATHKHPVVQDWLAKHPRFHMHFTPTSASWLNMVERFFRDLTTERLRRGVFTSVPQLVAAIDEYVAHHNTNPKPFIWTKSARDILQKVIRANSRLSSKQNGTLH
- a CDS encoding GntR family transcriptional regulator → MITKARIAERIIESILAGKLRPGERLGEQDIADLFSISRTLVREALMQLQARGVVEVRSRVGWYVIEPSFDDALETYAARRVIEPGMLRDAGTPLQTSIRRLRQHVADERKAIAAADAAQRSWLQADFHICLAECLGNRFLTSMLIDLSARTTLVSALYQSQSEAQTSNDDHAAIVAALADGDNALAERLMLEHIDTLAGRLDETRAGSGSARDRLRSALAPDAPATRPRSTSKNAAGAGAK